TTACAAACCTAAATTAGAATACAGCCAGCTAAAACTGAGCTAAAAGTCCTGCATCTGCACTGGTGAAAAGGTTAAGTTTAGGTCCAGTTTAGCCAGCAGGTGGTATCTAAGGCTTTGCTgcaaaaaaaaaggtgtgtgttttACATTGTTAGCAATGTAAATTCTAGTGAAGAAAACACATGGGTAGTTTTTTTACTTCAATGTTGCTGGTTGAGGTCAACCTCAGGTTTTTCTAAATGAACAGTAGGGACACATTTTCTTCCCTTATCCACACTGCACACAATGAGAATAAATTGTGCAACTGACTGGCGGTCACTGCAAAATGCCTGgaacctgattctcccctgcttgCACTTTGGgtagtcatttgcacctgtgATAAGTGATTCTGAAGTGGTACTTTTACAGCCACCTTCCATTGTCTTTGTACAGTTGTATTTGACTTTTCAAGGAAACAGGGAATTGGGTCCATGATCTGCCAGGTCAGTGTGTTCTTTGTACCCTGTGATGGCATCTCCATAAATGTGGTTTACCCATGGTGTTTAGAGCAAGCTAAATTGTATCTTGATTATGGTATCTGAAAGAGATAGATCTGTAGGCAATTTAGTAAGTTTAATTTGAAGTGAATTAGTGATGCCCTCGATGCTCCCCCGATGCATAGACAATGTTTCGGTGGATGGCTACATGAGTGTtacaaatttttcatcaaaattaagGCTCCAAATGCAAAACTTAAATCTCATTGACAACATGTGGATTTGTGACACTCTCTGGAGAACTCTGGGTGTAGAGTCAAAAATAAATTATACTGCATGCTGTCAAAGCTATTTGAACCATAATGTTTCAGACAAATATTATTTCCTCATATTGTCTTGTTATATTTACACTAGTCAGTTACATCCAATAAAGAATTATGAAGAGACCAACTTAGGATCTATCAAGGAGGGACATAGTAGGCATAAAAAGTTTGAATATAGACGCacatataatataaaaattatgtatatatacacatatatacttCTGCCCTTAAAGAGCACAAAGATTCACCAGAATGTGTTTCTCTTCTGTAGCTGTCTCTTCAAAGGggtagaatttcacccactgtgtTCAGAACGAAGGAATCCCTACATTTATAGATTACATTAAAAGGACAATGTTATATGATAACTTATATCATGTTAATATAAGTTACATGATAAGCAATATATAGGCTGTGCAATACAGGATCACACTATTAAATTTAATCTCCTGCCTCTGTCATTGCCCAATAACTCATGTTATGACAGAAGGCAACAATTGAATTAAATCACATCATACATTGAGGCCCACACATTCTAAACTTGTGTGCCTAAAGTGGGTGCTCAGTCTTtttgaaacaacaaggagtctggtgacaccttaaagacttaacagatttatttgggcataaactttcctgggtaaaaacctcacttcttcagatgcaacaagTCTTTTTGAAAATCATGATATTTATTAAGTTCTAAAAATGGATTTAGGTAcataactttaggcatccaatgACCTGATCCCCCAATTCTCTGCGTGCAAACAGAAACTGATGTAAATAGCACTTTTTGCTCCACCTCCAGCAAGCTGTGTGTGAGTAAGGGGTGGGGTAGACtagcaaactcagagaaatgATAAGTGACTGTCGCTACCTCAGTGAGGATCTAtaagcagcagagctgggaactatGTCTCATCTATATTGCTATGGTCTGGAGATAAAAGGAAAAGTTTCCTCCGTTTTCTCTTCTCTGCTCTTTATCCTGTCTCTTGATGGAGCAGTCACAGTGTATGGTATGACGACTGCTGCATGTAACAGCCTAGACTGATCTACCTTGGAATCGTGCATCTAGTCAAGCTGCTGAGAATCACACTAGAATTGCAGAGTGACGGAAAATGTACCGGGGACAGCATGTTCGGTAAGGCGATCTGCCGGCCAATTACTTTCTATAAGCTGGGAATCATTTGATTTGAGTCAAACTCTCTTTATATAATTTAGAGCAGACAATTTAAACAAGAGGAACAGTGAAACAATGTATTTGTGAACTTTAGTTCAAATGAAGATTAATGCCTACTTTTGTCTTCCGTGCTTTTGTAATGGGGTACTTTATTAATAGGCTAGCTGTACTCAACAACTGTACATAGCAACTTGAAAACAACCAAATGTATGAATCCTGTGGCATTATGTGTGGAAACTAGATTAATACATACTCAGTTTTTTCCATTCACAAGTTTATTTTGTGATGTGCTAATATGAATTATTAGTATTACACTACCTGTAGCCTGTCAGCCACtgtatatttttcaattaataatTCATTTCAGTATTCAACAATGTgcttcataatttttatttccataaactgatttcatctttttttatttttgtagaatTCTTTTTACTGTGAGTCTGGCCTTGCAGGTCATTCATTATGGGAAAGGTAAGGGGAGCTTCATTTTTCCCATCTGTTTTTGTATGCAAGTTTTTCTGAATATATGTGTGTTGCTCATTTCAAACTgttctttccctcccctgccgATTTCACTACCTTTCCAAGGCCGTGAAAAAGAGGAGCATAAAGGTGATGGAGAAAATGTGCATGCAACAGCCCAAAAGCAACAGCCAAAAAATCAAGGCACTACTCTAAATATGTTTAATGACATGAATCGGAGTGATGAGAGCAGCAAGCAACAGAGTTCGAGGACTTTTGTACCTTTCACAGGGCTTACAGATAGTAGGTAACATTTCTATATCATCATGTGTGCGCAGTGCTGTAATATTGCTATATTAACCATTTGCAAGGTGCCTTCATAAGCATTCATTCACCATCCATAACCCTTTGCAGACTGTCCTCCTAAGTGCTAACTAGGCTAGATTCTGATAGTTTAAACTGGACCATTTAGAAATCCATGTGTACTTCTATTTATAAAGTGAGCATATAAAATTAAGGTTGAACTAGGTTTCTTACATCTACAAAACCAGTGTCAAGGATAATGAAAATAAGTGCAGATGTTGGTCTTACAAATGAGGTGTGCACTAgacttgagggtttttttaaacgattttatgttttatggttaaaaattctctttaaattgaaattttaatcatttttatttaaaagtgaatGTCTGTAAACAAACAGTAACACCCCAAAACAACTGCAGATTTCTGCTTCTCATATCTTCACAAAGTTTGAGGTGAGAGAATCCAACCTAGTCAGATCTCCTTAGTTTCTGTTGCATAGCAGAGTAAAGCTGAGTGACAGTGCTGAAGAACAACCCTGATTTATAAGTGTGACTGAAATCTGCCTCTgtcaaagtgaaatatttcagttccaTACATACTTCTTCTGTAGAAGTTGTCAGGAGTTGCTTCTTGACCATCCTGTAATCCCTAGTAGTTTGCTTTTAATCCTTAACTAAACAAACTCAGCTTAACTGAACAAACATTCCTAACAGGCAGCTAATTTTATTGCCCCTAAGGACAATAAAACTAGACATCCCTAAGATCCTTTGGCAGCTACAGAGACCTTAAAGAACAAATGAGGTTGTTTCAAAGTGTTCCTATTTCTTAGTAAACTGTGGAACATTGTCTTTTAGGTAAAAAACTGAACAGGCATTGTTGTCAAAATGGAGGAACCTGTATTCTGGGCAGTTTCTGTGCATGCCCAAAACACTTCACTGGCAGATATTGTGAGCATGATGAGCAGAATAGGTAAGAAAGCAAAGATGAAGGCAGAGATCCTCCAGGTTATTACTGAAGACAAGCAGGGAAATGCAAAACCTCTCCCTTGTCATTGACAGCAACTGTGGCAGTGTTGCCCATGGAGTCTGGGTGCAAAAGGGTTGTCGATTCTGTCGATGTGGCTATGGGATTCTGCACTGCCTTTCGGAAATAATGCAAGACAACTGTGGTAAGGAGAGGGTTATTTAACTAGTGGGGAATAAATGGGGTTTTTTAATAGCTACCTGACAACATTATTTTCTGCAGAATTTGCATTTTCAGAGAACATGAAACTTATTCAGTGGCCTGGTCTACTTTTGAGAACACATTAATGTAATGGTACTTCTACATTTGCACTTCTAAAGCAtctcatccacagatctcaaagtactttgcaaataTTAGTGAATAAAGCATGAGAACACTCCTGTACAGTAGGGAGTTATTTCCcccatttcaattaaaaattaaagaggTTAAATTAGTAGGCCACTTTTTCAaacacttaaatcaatgggactattcctaTGTGTAAATTACATGCATAAAATTTGCTGGGTCAGAAGATTTAGAACCTTCTTGAAAATGATTACtaacataaaatacaaataaagccTTTACACTTACTTAGAGCCTTTTGTCAGAGGATCTCACTACATGTTACAAGCTTCACCTtaactctgtggggcagggatagactatattattcacattttatacAGGAGGAAACTAAGGCATCAAGAAGTTAAGAGACTTGCACAAGATCACATAGGAAGCCGGTGGTAGAGTCAGAATGGGAACCTAAGTGTGGATGAATACCACTTCAATCTGTATCTTAATCTTAGGGataggtctacatttaaaacactacagtggcacctCACtagcactgcagtgtagacacaatttagggcttgtctacactggcaatttacagtgctgcagctttCTCACtcggtgtgaaaaaacaccccctggactacagcaagtttcagcgctgtaaagtgccagtgtagacagtgcaccaacGCTGGGAGCTTTGCCCATCATGGAGGTGATGTTTTTAGaccactgggagagctctctcccagcgctctgctgcgaccacacaagccacgttaaagtgctgctaGTATAGACTAGCCCTTATTCTGATGGGAGTTAATTGAACTCCCCAAGAGGTGGTGGCTAGGTTGACCTAATGCTGTCTTCATGGGGACTTTGGCCGTCCAACTACACAAttctggggtgtggatttttcatacccctgagcaaagtagttatgccaacctaattttctagtgtagatcaggccatgGACTTGTAAAGTGAAGATTGgtttaaagtgctatataagtagATATTACCATTTTTGAAAACTGTACAAAAAGAATTTTTAGGGCtgaattattcagttattttctGCTTGTGTGTTAATGGCTATAGAAGGAAGGCTTTTTTCCCTTGAGGAAAGGGTTAACAGTCAACATAAAGAATGAGTGCATGCCACTTGCTAACATCTTTGCCAGTGCTTGGTATTTACTTTTGATTATGCTGAGATTAATGCCTGCAAGAGCTGATAAGTGCTATCAGTTGCTTCTCAAACGATCCTTGATGGCATCCATTCACATCTCTCCTCTGAGAATAGACTTTTTGATTGGCTTTCACATCTGATAGCTTTAACTTAAGTATCCGCAAAGATGTTGGGAGGAAATTTCAAAGTTTGTTGAAATCATTCCTATCTCACTCCCATGTTAACttttcttattaattattattattttctcagaTCTAAAAATAGAAGAGGAGGAATTTCTCAGGTTACGTTCTAGTGGCTCGAGATCACAGCAAACAATGTGCTCTCTCATTCTCCTACTCTGCTTCTTCACATTGTTCTGCAGCAGGCTCCATCAGCAGCTTTGAGACTGGCTCTATGAAAGAGAATTTATTTAGGACTCAAATCCCCTCACTTTGAATCAAACAGAGTTTTGCCCATTGACAAAACCGTTTTTCTAACAGACTGAAGGACAAGAGGTGAAATGTACTTTACCTCAAATTTTTCTCTTTAACCTAAAGATATCTCTACTTACTTGTCTGCCTGAAAGAGACATGctaaggattaattagttaatgttagTAAAGAGCTTAGATTATGAAAAGCACTAGACTGTATGAATGCTATGTATTAATTCTTATTACTACTTCTATCAGGGTCTGATTTAAGCAGTTCTCTAGTTTTGAAGTATTGGCTCTTCCAGTGGAAGAAACCCCCCGATGTTCTATGCCTTAAGCATTGGAAATTTATAGCTATTATTTCCTTTGTATATATTtaacatattatttaaaaaaataaaacaaatcttatttCAAAGGATCCCTCTGTACTTTTTAATTCAaaccttttaaaaagaacaggagaaagtTGATAAGTGGCTGTGGCATTTCCTGTGACTAATTGCTGCTCTTGGGATTCAATCTGAGCAACTCTCTgcaaaggtctctctctctctcccgccctccCCCATCACTTAGGCATTGATTGTGCCTTGAGATGCAGCCCTGTGTAAGCAGTTGCAATCCCACCTTCCTCCCAGAGGTAATAAAATGCTACTGCCTCCCAACTAGCAAATTCATTCCTCCAGCCACCCTATATTGACTAGCCAGATCCAAGGCACTCTGCTCATTCCCCACCCTTCTGCCCACTCCCAACATACCTACACGAGTGGCGCATATACAGCCTATACTCTTCTCCGCTCCAGCAACTGAGATGTGGGTAGGCTGCACAGAGAGATGGAGGTCTCTTTCTGAGAAAGCAAATTCAAGTAAGACATCTATTCCTTGTTAGCAAGTAAGACAAATCCACACACCAGTGTCCTGGCCAAGTATCCTGGCTGGGGAAGCCCCTATGGGAGGGAGgattccttttccttccccacaaaAAACTGCAAAGCACTAAGGAAGCCACTTTAGTGAGGTGATGCTGGCCATTAAACTCCCTACTCCTAATGTAAGAAGTAGCATCCCCAGCCATAGAGTGCCCCCTCTCGTGTTGGAGGGGTTAAGGACCTGAAGAGCCACAAGGCAGCAAATCCCCTGGCTTATCTCAATCTAAACCTTACATGCCTGTGATCAGGCAGGGAATCACCCATGAAGCTGAGCTCTACAAGATGCTCGGGGCCCAGGTCTTTTCCACTCCCCTTGTCCTATGAAACCACCACCCTGCTGCCAGGAACCACTGCAACCACAAAGATGGGGGCAAAATTTACACCAACATGGGTACgttgttttggaaaatatttattcaatgTGTTATAAGTTGGGAGTTCTTGGTGATTTGGATTCTGTATCAAACACGCAGATCAAACTATGCATGCCCCAAGGAAAAGTTTTCAAGTTTGATATAGAACATACTTGTTCAGTGTACTATAGATTATATAGCTTGTGCGGTAACTGAAATATACTGTACATTTGGAGACAAATACAAAATGTGTGGAAGTGCACAGTAAGTATAGAgtacattaaaattatttttggccAATTTACATCTACTATATAAAACATCCAAAATCACAGTCTTAAATGGTGTAACATAAGTAAGGCATCTGCAACCAAACAGACATGAGATGCAGAAGAAtgtaagtatgtgtgtgtgtgtgtgtgtgtgtgtgtgtactaacCCTGAAGGAACTGTATGTTATTGGGCTGTTGAGGTCTGATGGAATTAGACCAATAGAAAGTTCTAGCAAAGCAGCATTTCCCTGCCCTACCAAAGTAGCATTCCAGAAAAGCTGATTAGAACCAGAGAGGTAAGTGTTTCtcattaacatcagtggaaaTCACTAGCTCACTCTAAATGCAAAGATCTGATCATTTAACCTCATTTGGCAGGAAGAGTTGACAAAGAACATAGattcaccattttaaaaatggttttaaaatgccTGCCCCTCTATCTCCTGCCCTTATAGTCTAGGGAACTGGAAATGTTGAAGATGAGCTCTTCAAGACCTATTTAGATCTACCAGTCTAGGTGAGACATATCATTCAAGTGATATCTACATTTTGAAAGccattttccttccctttgtgTCAGTGCTCCAGACATTGCATGTCAGTGGGTCACTACAGAATAATGAGGCTAGTCGTCTCTTCTTAGATACCTCCATAGAAAATGGaggtatctgaagaagtgaggtttttacccacgaaagcttatgcccaaataaatctgttagtttttaaggtgccaccagactcctgttGTTTCCATAGAAAATGGAATCCTTAAttccttaagaaaaaaaatatatgtggTAGCTGTTCTACATACAGTTTTGCACACATACTAAAATACAAGTAGAAGGGCTGAAAACTGAAAGCAGCAAGGGACAAAAGGACATAGTCAGACTCTTTGCCTAGGCCAAAAGCGTCTCCGCTCTTATCTGTCTCCAGCTGTTTAGAAGTGTAGATAAAAGAAAATGTTCCTCCACCCCCACTACCATTGAGGCCTGGCCATCCTTCTAACAAAGCAATTACAAGCACTTTGGTGAGGTTTGTTTATAGCAAACACTGAAGTTTACTCTACAGCTTCATGCTAACTCTTTTTATAGGTCACTCAGTCAAACATAGCATGTCCTAGCAAACTAGACATCTGTTGCCACAAGTTCATGCATGTGCCTCCCTATATGTGGCCACctttggggagaagggaaactgtcaaagggaaatatttatcaAATGCTTCACACCTTTTTAGGCCATTAGACTTCTCACTCTTCACAGTTTACCTCAGAACTAAAACAAATGGCACAACCTGTTCTCTAAAGTGCTGCTCATGCCATCCCTTACAGCATATAGTCGGTAAAGACATGAAACCATTCATAAAGGAAATATACCAAAGGGCACAATTGTGACCTGAGATGTAGCATCATTGGTATCTTGAAAAAGCAGCtgccttgttttttgtttgtttgtttgtttttttgttttgtttcttgcctcTTCAGAATTGTCTCTATACTTGACTAGGTACCCAGGACAACTGTAATACCGAGCCCTAAACTCTCATAGGTTTACTCCAATTGATTTTTTATCTTGCTGCCCTTAAAGGCAGTTGCAGTGATTCTGCAGATTTTGGTTAGTGTAGAGTGGATCAAGACTTTCCAACACAGACCTGTAAACTCAACTTCCTTCTCCATGAACAGCCAGTGATGGCTCATGTATAGAGGGCATTAGGGCACCATGTCCCCCCCAAAACATATGCAAAAGCACAGATAGATATATGTCTCTGTGTATCACTAAATATGAATCATGAACACAGCAAGTCTAGAGCAGCCTGCTATACATTTGCTGAGTTTGTCATTCACATGCCTGTAGGAGTTCTTCTCCACCTCCGTGTGGTGCATTCACAGACTGTGCAGtcagaggggtttggagtgctaGATTCACTGCCCCAGTCTGCAGTGACTGAGCAGTGCTCAAACTGCCCTGTATAGCCCTGCTGGCCTGCACTAAAAGATACCCAGAGAGCAGGCCAGCAGGATCTACACAGGGCTGTTAGAGCGCTGTACAGTCACTGCAGTCTGTGTCTTGAGCAGTGAGTTCAGTGCCCCAAATTCAGCTGTGGCCGGCACTGATGACCTGGACCAGCATCATCATGAACAGCAGCTACAGCAGCCTGGAAGAGCAGGGATATGAGGAGTAGTTCTTCACTGCCTGAACCTCCTTTATGAAGCCACAAGCAAAGCTAGGGCTGACCAGCAAGTAAGTGCCATGTCCCCAGGTTGGAGCAGCTCTGTCCTTCCTCTTGAAGCCTGGGTGCTTTTCCTCTCCAGAGCCCCTGCAGCATGCTATGCTGGGATGGCCCTGTTGTTGACCAAGTCCATACCAGTCCCAGTTATTCGAACTGTGCCCTGACTTGACCTCCTTCCAGGATGTAATGGGGGAAAACAGAGGGTCCAGGATGTAGAcaggaaggtggggggaggacTCAGCTGCTCAGCATCACtggtgggaaggagaggaaggaaggtgaGTGGAGAAAAAATCCTATGCACAGGCCTCACTTGCCCCAAAGTTCACCAGCCATCACTGGAGACATCAAGTTTAACACTTATGCTCTTTCTATTGCCCTTCTTAGAGTCTGATTACACTCTTCCTGTGTAGATGAGATTATAATCACGTTATCCACTATGATACTGACACCTGTTGTGTTTCCACGTGTTTCACTAACTGACTATTTCTGAGGGTAGAGGGAAGAATTTGTAACTGCCCCATAGTGTTAAAAGTGCACAGTTCAGTCAACTCTTGTAGAGTCTGATTTCCCAATATCCTTCCTTCTCATTTAAGATTGTGAAGAAGCTTTTTCCAACTAGTCAACACTGAAGATCTATTGGCATCAGAAGCCCCGACATACACCCACcccttttctcttcctccccccctaAAGTTAAGACAAAATCAtgagggttggcaacactggatGGCAGAGTCTTATTTGTGCCCTAAGCAACTGATGGCACAGGAAGGATTTAGATTCAGTAGCTTTGGTCCCAATATTAAAGTTGAAGTACTTTCTTTATACAGCACTGAATACCAAGGTGCTGCTTGATTAGCTGGATGACTAAG
This genomic window from Trachemys scripta elegans isolate TJP31775 chromosome 6, CAS_Tse_1.0, whole genome shotgun sequence contains:
- the LOC117879157 gene encoding cryptic protein-like — its product is MYRGQHVRILFTVSLALQVIHYGKGREKEEHKGDGENVHATAQKQQPKNQGTTLNMFNDMNRSDESSKQQSSRTFVPFTGLTDSKKLNRHCCQNGGTCILGSFCACPKHFTGRYCEHDEQNSNCGSVAHGVWVQKGCRFCRCGYGILHCLSEIMQDNCDLKIEEEEFLRLRSSGSRSQQTMCSLILLLCFFTLFCSRLHQQL